The following coding sequences lie in one Enterococcus sp. 9E7_DIV0242 genomic window:
- a CDS encoding LPXTG cell wall anchor domain-containing protein → MKNTRIARLKQSKRVKKATKLLTVGLLICPLAIGTIKALADEAETTPPVEQVAETPATTEEVTPVEETEIIEPVQPEVVEETQPATEAPVLEELLPVKENVQEAGTQAVAPFSNPDVVTEYRTKLANYQQQASDLVTAGATASQMENINLMLSEMDTMIGYYESDFGQVPAQWLVEIDNSLIPALEAEIQKVKDELNQAETVNYTIKCVDEVTGNSVSGVSDITKSANKGDSITETAPEIEGFFVLESTTQTKIIGDNTVFAFVYRRLTPTNQFYDVIGDTTAKVGETKTYKYNKVEYWSNGTSIETIVNVEDTSLPLTSSDPSDIIVNGTITFGSEGTRTLSASNAGMSLEVTVTKDDVTPPTTIDIELNVIGVTSAKVGESKTYQLEKIEYFSDGTKKTTILDFPNEYGALISSDSSDVIKDGTITFGKAGTRTLKSESYGEASFVVTVTDDVIPPVTNVDDSKLTEAIKNGQDKITEGGWESDKALEEALNKGEEILKDPNRTQDQIDQATKDINDAINALVKEDNSNGGNTGDNGSNGTGNSSNDPNTSNNGASSTNNQTNSNNQNSTTTTTKPTGNNTNKDGLPQTGEQSTANAVIAGLSLTMLSILAWFKRKKV, encoded by the coding sequence TTGAAGAATACGCGTATAGCAAGATTAAAACAAAGCAAACGGGTTAAAAAAGCCACAAAACTACTCACAGTTGGTTTACTAATTTGTCCGCTAGCCATCGGGACAATTAAGGCTTTAGCAGATGAGGCAGAAACTACGCCACCAGTGGAACAAGTGGCAGAAACACCAGCAACAACTGAGGAAGTTACACCAGTAGAAGAAACTGAAATAATTGAGCCAGTCCAACCAGAAGTTGTTGAGGAAACTCAACCAGCAACCGAAGCACCAGTTTTAGAGGAGCTACTACCAGTTAAGGAGAATGTTCAAGAAGCTGGAACACAAGCAGTAGCACCTTTTAGTAATCCAGATGTAGTTACAGAATATAGAACTAAACTTGCTAACTACCAGCAACAAGCAAGTGACCTTGTAACTGCTGGAGCTACTGCTAGTCAAATGGAGAACATAAACTTAATGCTTAGCGAAATGGACACAATGATTGGCTATTACGAAAGCGACTTTGGACAAGTTCCAGCTCAATGGTTGGTTGAAATAGACAACTCTCTAATCCCAGCCCTAGAAGCAGAAATTCAAAAAGTTAAAGACGAATTAAACCAAGCCGAAACTGTAAATTACACGATCAAATGCGTAGATGAAGTAACTGGCAATTCTGTTTCCGGAGTTTCAGATATTACTAAATCTGCTAATAAGGGTGATTCTATTACTGAAACCGCCCCTGAGATTGAAGGTTTCTTTGTGCTTGAAAGCACTACTCAAACTAAAATAATTGGCGACAATACCGTATTTGCATTCGTGTATAGACGACTGACGCCAACAAATCAATTTTATGATGTAATCGGAGATACTACCGCTAAAGTTGGAGAGACAAAAACTTACAAATACAATAAAGTTGAATATTGGAGCAATGGCACTTCGATTGAAACTATTGTTAATGTGGAGGATACCAGTCTACCGTTAACTAGTTCAGACCCAAGCGACATAATCGTAAATGGAACTATCACTTTTGGTAGTGAAGGCACTAGAACCTTAAGCGCAAGTAATGCGGGCATGTCTTTAGAGGTAACTGTCACTAAAGATGATGTTACTCCACCAACAACCATAGATATTGAACTTAACGTAATTGGAGTAACTTCCGCTAAAGTTGGCGAATCTAAAACTTACCAACTTGAAAAGATTGAATATTTTAGTGATGGCACTAAGAAAACAACAATCCTCGATTTCCCAAATGAATATGGTGCCTTGATTAGTTCCGATTCTAGCGACGTTATAAAAGATGGAACAATTACTTTTGGTAAAGCCGGAACTAGAACTTTAAAATCTGAAAGCTACGGAGAAGCTAGTTTTGTCGTGACGGTTACAGATGATGTTATACCGCCAGTAACAAATGTCGATGATTCCAAATTGACCGAAGCGATTAAAAACGGTCAAGATAAAATCACTGAGGGTGGTTGGGAATCTGACAAAGCTCTAGAAGAAGCTTTGAATAAAGGCGAAGAAATCTTAAAAGACCCAAACCGCACTCAAGACCAAATTGACCAAGCAACTAAAGACATCAATGACGCCATTAACGCTTTAGTTAAGGAAGACAACTCAAACGGTGGCAATACTGGAGACAACGGCTCAAATGGCACAGGAAACAGTTCAAACGACCCGAACACTTCCAACAATGGAGCAAGTAGCACAAATAACCAAACTAATAGCAACAACCAAAACAGCACTACCACAACAACTAAACCAACTGGCAATAATACAAATAAAGACGGCTTGCCACAAACTGGTGAACAGTCTACAGCTAACGCCGTTATTGCTGGCTTATCTCTAACAATGCTTTCTATACTTGCATGGTTTAAGAGAAAGAAAGTATAA
- a CDS encoding recombinase family protein yields MEKQQKKKVKELEKLDKVKIGYARVSSQDDRQKLGLEVQTEALKNCDIIFSEKQSGDNDNRPELTNAISLAKQLAKQDKIITLQIYKLDRLTRKMLTLANIIDELNQHNIKLISLQENIETDSLTGRLLCLVLGYVAEIELDNIRIRTKDGLRKAKENGVILGNPSLTEKQELEILKQYQMNTIPISLIAKRLHISESSVYKVARKYGVSRRKNLKIPIKV; encoded by the coding sequence ATGGAAAAACAGCAGAAAAAGAAAGTAAAGGAACTGGAGAAATTAGACAAGGTCAAAATCGGGTATGCTCGTGTTTCATCTCAAGACGATCGGCAGAAATTAGGTTTAGAAGTCCAGACGGAAGCACTAAAGAATTGCGATATTATCTTTTCAGAAAAGCAAAGCGGAGATAACGACAACCGACCAGAACTCACAAATGCTATATCACTTGCTAAACAACTAGCAAAACAAGATAAAATCATTACTCTACAAATTTACAAACTAGACCGCCTCACTCGTAAAATGTTGACTCTTGCAAACATCATCGACGAGCTAAACCAACACAACATCAAGCTTATTTCCTTGCAAGAAAATATTGAAACCGATTCACTCACTGGACGCTTGTTGTGCCTTGTTTTGGGATATGTTGCAGAAATTGAATTAGATAATATACGCATTAGGACAAAGGACGGTTTGCGTAAGGCTAAGGAAAACGGCGTAATTCTTGGTAATCCTTCTTTAACCGAGAAACAAGAACTAGAAATATTAAAGCAATACCAGATGAATACTATACCAATATCTTTAATAGCTAAAAGGCTTCATATTTCAGAAAGTTCCGTTTACAAAGTAGCCCGTAAATATGGGGTTTCTAGACGCAAGAATTTAAAAATACCTATCAAAGTGTAA
- a CDS encoding DUF2785 domain-containing protein, which yields MDERILITKELESNQPASDELIHLMLQNIGSLSEDLREAIYSGWCELLENNRLTNSQKQWLMDEIFAKELLYQGIERGQTDDTFTRSFTSLLLVQLLKDHYRNNWMKNEMEQQIISTSLRYMEVETDNRGLVPVIGWAHAFAHGADLLSAIARSEQITGTNVRQILSILTRALLEIDDFLWEEESRMVPAINVLIKRELLSQDDLNHWIQQNNQTILHQNNRNICWNRFLISLSWVLKFELIDFELVQESIFDFLHSYYKKRGII from the coding sequence ATGGACGAACGCATTTTAATCACCAAAGAATTGGAAAGTAATCAACCAGCTTCTGATGAGCTAATCCACTTAATGCTTCAAAACATCGGCTCGTTATCAGAGGATCTACGGGAAGCTATCTATAGCGGTTGGTGTGAACTTTTAGAGAATAATCGCTTAACAAACAGTCAAAAACAGTGGCTAATGGATGAGATTTTTGCGAAAGAGCTCCTTTATCAAGGTATTGAAAGGGGGCAGACAGACGATACATTTACAAGAAGCTTCACGTCACTACTCCTTGTACAGTTGTTGAAGGATCATTATAGGAACAACTGGATGAAAAACGAGATGGAACAGCAGATTATCTCCACTTCCTTACGCTATATGGAAGTAGAAACAGACAATCGCGGGCTGGTCCCAGTTATCGGCTGGGCGCACGCTTTTGCTCATGGAGCTGACCTATTGTCTGCTATCGCTCGTTCTGAACAAATAACAGGGACCAATGTACGACAAATCCTTTCTATCCTTACAAGAGCTTTACTAGAAATCGACGATTTTCTATGGGAAGAGGAAAGCCGAATGGTTCCTGCCATCAACGTTTTAATAAAAAGAGAACTTCTTTCTCAGGATGATTTAAACCATTGGATTCAACAAAATAATCAAACAATTCTTCATCAAAACAATCGTAACATTTGTTGGAATCGTTTTTTGATCTCCCTCTCTTGGGTATTAAAATTTGAGTTGATTGATTTTGAACTTGTTCAAGAATCTATCTTTGACTTTCTTCATAGCTACTATAAAAAAAGGGGCATCATCTAA
- a CDS encoding acetate/propionate family kinase: MSKTIAINAGSSSLKWQLYLMPNEEVIAKGIVERIGLNDSIFTIKYGEDQKFEEIVDINDHDVAVKMLLDKLIELGILSSYDEITGVGHRVVAGGEDFKESVVIDDEALAKIEALADLAPLHNPANAMGIKAFKKILPEIISVAVFDTAFHTTMPKHNYLYSIPTEYYEKFSARKYGAHGTSHQYVAQRAAEMMGKPIEELKIITCHLGNGASITAVDGGKSVDTSMGFTPLAGVTMGTRSGDIDPSLLPYLMDKLGLTDIKEMIDILNKKSGLLGLSGISSDMRDLENNIDKEEVQVAYDVFTDRIRKYIGSYVTVLNGVDAIVFTAGIGENDAHVRSEVIKGMTWFGCEIDAEKNNVRGKETVISTDDSKVKVLLIPTDEELMIARDVERLRG, encoded by the coding sequence ATGTCTAAAACAATTGCAATCAATGCTGGAAGTTCAAGTTTAAAATGGCAATTATATCTTATGCCTAATGAAGAAGTTATCGCAAAAGGGATCGTTGAACGAATTGGTTTGAACGACTCTATTTTTACAATCAAATATGGTGAAGATCAAAAATTCGAAGAAATCGTTGATATCAATGACCATGATGTTGCTGTAAAAATGCTGTTGGATAAACTGATTGAACTGGGCATCTTGTCTTCTTATGATGAAATTACCGGCGTAGGTCATCGTGTCGTGGCTGGTGGAGAAGACTTTAAAGAATCAGTTGTTATTGATGATGAAGCATTAGCGAAAATCGAAGCACTGGCAGATTTAGCTCCTCTTCATAACCCTGCAAACGCAATGGGAATCAAAGCATTCAAAAAAATCCTACCTGAGATTATCAGTGTAGCTGTTTTTGATACAGCTTTCCATACAACAATGCCTAAGCATAATTATCTATACAGTATTCCTACTGAATATTATGAAAAATTCTCAGCTCGTAAATACGGTGCACATGGAACAAGCCATCAATATGTTGCGCAGCGTGCAGCTGAAATGATGGGCAAACCAATCGAAGAATTAAAAATCATCACTTGTCACTTAGGAAACGGCGCGTCAATCACTGCGGTTGACGGTGGAAAATCGGTTGACACATCTATGGGCTTCACGCCATTAGCTGGTGTTACAATGGGTACTCGTTCCGGTGATATCGATCCTTCATTGCTACCATACTTGATGGACAAATTAGGTTTGACAGACATTAAAGAAATGATCGACATCTTAAATAAAAAATCAGGTCTTTTGGGCTTGTCAGGGATTTCTAGTGATATGCGTGACTTGGAAAACAATATCGACAAAGAAGAAGTTCAAGTGGCATATGACGTATTTACTGACCGTATCCGTAAATATATCGGAAGCTATGTAACTGTATTGAACGGTGTAGATGCCATCGTATTTACAGCTGGTATCGGTGAAAATGATGCTCATGTTCGTAGCGAAGTAATCAAAGGTATGACTTGGTTTGGTTGCGAAATCGATGCTGAGAAGAACAATGTACGTGGAAAAGAAACAGTGATTTCAACAGATGATTCAAAAGTTAAAGTTCTGTTGATTCCAACGGATGAAGAATTGATGATTGCTCGTGACGTAGAGCGTCTACGCGGATAA
- a CDS encoding class I SAM-dependent methyltransferase yields the protein MFSEKIEKAFELMEQAIQLLKKSLDTSFLDAYIENGDNLLDNFQVRVLDGKPDEETILKLKELYKALQEIDLEPEEFRRLTQLVLLKGNKDEPVQANHQLTPDSIGFLFVYLMEQFFSDTDNLQILDISSGMGNLLLTVLLNLKLSKKQITGYGVDVDDTLLSVASVNSGLTGTDIKLFHQDGLQELLIDPVDAAISDLPIGYYPNDDKAAGFTVAAMEGHTFAHHLLMEQAMKYVKPDGFGLFLVPTNIFETEQSEQLKKWIQENVFLQGVIQLPDAMFQTEHSRKSILIIQNQGEKSNQVKEVLLAKLGSLKEPEKVTQFFQQFEAWKSSNLK from the coding sequence TTGTTTTCTGAGAAAATCGAAAAGGCTTTCGAGTTGATGGAACAAGCAATACAGTTATTGAAGAAATCGTTGGATACTTCATTTCTGGATGCATACATTGAAAATGGGGATAATCTACTGGATAATTTCCAGGTTCGTGTTCTCGACGGAAAACCTGATGAAGAAACAATTTTGAAATTGAAAGAACTTTATAAGGCGCTTCAAGAAATTGATTTGGAGCCCGAAGAATTTCGGCGTTTGACTCAGCTTGTTCTGCTGAAAGGGAATAAGGATGAGCCTGTGCAGGCCAATCATCAGCTTACACCGGATAGTATCGGTTTTCTTTTTGTTTATCTGATGGAGCAATTCTTTTCAGACACAGATAATTTACAGATTCTTGATATTTCATCTGGAATGGGTAATTTACTATTGACGGTGCTGTTGAACTTGAAGTTGTCCAAGAAGCAAATAACTGGTTATGGTGTTGATGTTGATGATACCTTGTTATCGGTTGCGTCTGTGAATAGCGGGCTAACCGGGACAGATATCAAGCTATTCCATCAAGATGGACTTCAAGAGTTATTGATCGATCCTGTTGATGCAGCGATCAGTGATCTTCCGATTGGCTATTATCCGAACGATGATAAAGCAGCCGGATTTACTGTAGCAGCTATGGAAGGACATACCTTTGCGCACCATTTGTTGATGGAGCAAGCGATGAAATATGTGAAGCCCGATGGTTTTGGTCTTTTTCTGGTACCTACAAATATTTTTGAAACAGAACAAAGTGAACAGCTTAAGAAGTGGATTCAGGAAAATGTGTTTTTACAAGGTGTGATTCAACTGCCGGATGCGATGTTCCAAACGGAGCACTCACGAAAGAGTATTCTGATTATCCAGAACCAAGGGGAGAAGAGCAATCAAGTAAAAGAAGTGCTTCTTGCCAAACTTGGATCACTGAAAGAACCGGAAAAAGTCACTCAATTTTTTCAACAATTTGAAGCTTGGAAATCTTCAAATTTGAAATAA
- the comGG gene encoding competence type IV pilus minor pilin ComGG produces MSVKKYKGSVIVTVLLFFYLFMQFFLLMVTDYRLTHSYTESTRDFYTARIMKMMFLSEIKKGESLGMEGSLTYSTGMVEFYRTDQEIEIQVIVSENRYTFHERLEK; encoded by the coding sequence ATGTCCGTAAAAAAGTATAAGGGAAGTGTCATTGTCACGGTGCTTCTCTTTTTCTATTTGTTTATGCAGTTCTTTTTATTGATGGTCACTGATTATCGTTTGACCCATTCCTATACAGAAAGTACGCGAGATTTCTACACAGCACGAATCATGAAAATGATGTTTCTATCAGAAATAAAAAAAGGCGAGTCGCTTGGCATGGAAGGTAGCCTAACGTACTCGACGGGAATGGTTGAATTCTATCGTACAGATCAAGAAATAGAAATTCAAGTAATTGTTTCAGAAAATCGTTATACATTTCATGAGCGTTTAGAGAAGTAG
- the comGF gene encoding competence type IV pilus minor pilin ComGF: protein MEQRHLVLNANSRKNRLLGFTLLESIMALFLFSVICMLASGYVKNAQVIGSHLQNRSEKEWHIFLIQLEKELEGCRLISAEANLLTFHDVSQNYTVLIEFKKNKIVKSANGGYQPMLMRVEAVVFKQEKQRVQIQLRFENGKSREAVLIL from the coding sequence ATGGAACAGAGACATTTAGTATTGAACGCCAATAGCAGAAAGAATCGGTTGTTGGGTTTTACGCTTTTAGAAAGTATAATGGCGCTCTTTCTTTTTTCCGTTATTTGTATGTTGGCTTCAGGCTATGTCAAAAATGCACAGGTAATTGGCAGTCATCTGCAAAACAGATCCGAGAAAGAATGGCATATTTTTCTGATTCAGCTTGAAAAGGAATTGGAGGGGTGCAGACTAATTTCAGCTGAGGCTAATCTTCTGACTTTTCATGATGTATCTCAGAATTATACAGTATTAATAGAGTTTAAAAAGAATAAGATTGTCAAATCCGCAAATGGCGGCTACCAACCTATGCTGATGAGAGTAGAAGCTGTTGTGTTTAAGCAGGAAAAGCAAAGGGTGCAGATTCAACTAAGATTCGAAAATGGGAAAAGTAGGGAGGCTGTTCTGATTCTATGA
- the comGD gene encoding competence type IV pilus minor pilin ComGD yields MTNTKQTSNYAGFTLVETLLVLFVTTFLIGLPSLLLERGQENVLVGQFFGSFERQVLHIQQLAVTGEEDTTIIFTKSNELAFLSAHTKNVLVIPKELEAVGPEKIIFKKGTGNNGRLSKYSFVWRNKKKQVDYQFQMGSGRYAKNIIAL; encoded by the coding sequence ATGACAAATACAAAGCAAACAAGTAATTATGCCGGTTTCACATTAGTTGAAACGCTTTTAGTATTGTTTGTTACTACTTTTCTAATTGGATTACCCTCTCTATTGCTGGAGAGAGGTCAGGAGAACGTTCTTGTCGGACAATTCTTTGGAAGCTTTGAACGCCAAGTGCTTCATATCCAACAGCTGGCTGTCACAGGGGAGGAAGATACGACCATTATTTTCACGAAAAGCAACGAACTGGCATTTTTATCTGCCCATACGAAAAATGTTCTAGTTATTCCAAAGGAGTTAGAAGCTGTTGGACCTGAAAAAATCATTTTCAAGAAAGGAACAGGAAATAATGGTCGATTATCCAAGTATAGTTTTGTGTGGAGAAATAAAAAGAAACAGGTAGACTATCAATTTCAAATGGGGAGTGGTCGCTATGCCAAAAATATCATCGCACTTTAG
- the comGC gene encoding competence type IV pilus major pilin ComGC, whose product MGIVECYTGNVSRKLKKPLKGFTLLEMLIVLLIISVLILLFAPNLSKQKDSIDKKGNEAIIKVVETQMDVYRLENDQAPTIDVLLSEGYITQEQYDKYKANK is encoded by the coding sequence ATGGGTATTGTCGAATGCTACACAGGAAATGTATCGAGAAAATTAAAGAAACCGTTGAAAGGATTTACTCTTTTAGAAATGTTGATTGTTCTACTGATTATTTCTGTTTTGATTCTTTTATTTGCTCCAAATTTATCCAAGCAGAAAGACAGTATAGATAAAAAAGGGAATGAAGCAATAATCAAAGTTGTGGAGACACAAATGGATGTTTACAGGCTGGAAAATGATCAGGCTCCAACCATTGATGTGCTGCTCTCAGAGGGATATATTACACAGGAGCAATATGACAAATACAAAGCAAACAAGTAA
- the comGB gene encoding competence type IV pilus assembly protein ComGB, with product MKKKAGAGMNCLERLGHMALLTKIRFSKNKELSLSKKQSAAFFKLLAELIDNGFSINQSFSFMQKAKVFPQSMLDFLIDELEQGEELTHSLTALDLSAEIITQIEFAQNHGNLSGTLQGIEKHLVTIQKQRENMKKILIYPLILLVFLFSALIGMRQFLLPQLQMSGLTSTDNVGVLIVQGSPYFIGGFVLLVLLLYIGISKFLKGRTALERAIILSKVPWLRTYYIQYLSGFFALEWGKLFDQGMEIKHIVGLMGNLINESLMKELSTAIEKGLIEGVAFYQQLSTYPFFADELSLIIQQGEVKGSLGKELLIYSELCRNSFFTRIEKLIQWFQPIIFLIIAAAVVGIYAAMLLPIYGGIEKL from the coding sequence TTGAAGAAGAAAGCAGGAGCTGGAATGAACTGCTTGGAAAGGCTTGGGCATATGGCTTTATTGACAAAAATACGTTTTTCAAAGAACAAAGAGCTTAGCTTATCAAAGAAACAATCAGCTGCGTTTTTCAAGCTTTTGGCGGAGCTGATTGATAATGGCTTTTCAATCAACCAAAGTTTTTCTTTTATGCAGAAAGCGAAAGTATTTCCGCAAAGCATGCTTGATTTTTTGATTGATGAGCTAGAGCAAGGGGAAGAACTGACGCATTCACTGACAGCATTAGATCTCTCAGCAGAGATCATTACACAAATTGAATTTGCTCAGAACCACGGCAATTTATCGGGAACATTACAAGGAATAGAAAAGCATTTAGTGACCATACAAAAGCAACGGGAAAATATGAAGAAGATATTGATTTACCCTCTGATATTGCTTGTCTTTCTTTTTTCAGCATTGATTGGTATGAGGCAGTTTCTGTTACCCCAGTTGCAAATGAGTGGGTTGACCTCGACTGACAATGTAGGTGTTTTGATCGTACAGGGAAGCCCGTATTTTATCGGTGGGTTTGTTTTGTTGGTCCTTCTTTTGTATATCGGTATTTCGAAGTTTCTCAAAGGTCGAACGGCACTTGAACGAGCGATCATTCTGTCTAAGGTTCCTTGGCTACGGACCTATTATATCCAATACCTTTCCGGTTTTTTTGCTTTGGAATGGGGCAAGCTCTTTGATCAGGGGATGGAAATCAAGCATATTGTTGGCTTGATGGGCAATTTAATAAACGAATCATTGATGAAAGAACTGTCGACCGCAATAGAAAAAGGATTGATCGAGGGTGTAGCTTTTTATCAACAACTCAGTACATACCCTTTTTTTGCAGATGAGCTATCGTTGATTATCCAACAAGGAGAGGTAAAAGGAAGTTTAGGCAAAGAGCTGCTGATTTACAGTGAATTATGCCGAAATAGCTTTTTTACGAGGATTGAAAAGTTGATTCAATGGTTTCAGCCAATAATCTTTTTAATTATCGCAGCTGCAGTTGTAGGAATCTATGCAGCCATGCTACTGCCAATTTATGGAGGGATTGAGAAATTATGA
- the comGA gene encoding competence type IV pilus ATPase ComGA, whose amino-acid sequence MDIKDFSRELIEWGIRNKAQDLYILPDQDRYDVLFRVAQYKKKYRQLSKEYGEKLIFHFKFIGQMDVGEKRKAQVGAVTYLVDAQERRLRLSTVGDFRQRESLVIRFLHSFGQSQENYVLPHQLTKIRTGVKRAGLHLFCGPVGSGKTTLMYKLAKEDRRNSQVICIEDPVEIEEHSFLQLQTNTKIDLTYDVLIKACLRHRPDILIIGEIRDSLTAKAAIRAALTGHTVFATVHSRGIVGATERLVELGVQEREMKECLRSVIYQRLIPIAVGTEEHSALLMEYSLFEEESRSWNELLGKAWAYGFIDKNTFFKEQRA is encoded by the coding sequence ATGGATATAAAAGACTTTTCCAGAGAGTTGATTGAATGGGGGATTCGTAATAAAGCACAAGATCTGTATATTTTACCCGACCAAGATCGATACGATGTTTTGTTTAGAGTCGCTCAGTATAAGAAGAAATACAGACAGCTATCAAAGGAATACGGAGAGAAGCTGATTTTCCATTTCAAGTTTATTGGTCAAATGGATGTGGGAGAGAAACGAAAGGCACAGGTTGGTGCAGTGACTTATCTGGTAGATGCTCAGGAACGACGCCTACGCTTGTCAACTGTTGGTGATTTTAGACAACGGGAAAGCTTGGTCATTCGCTTTCTGCATTCCTTTGGGCAGAGCCAAGAAAATTATGTGCTGCCGCACCAACTGACGAAGATTAGAACCGGTGTGAAAAGAGCTGGCCTCCATCTATTTTGTGGACCAGTTGGCTCAGGAAAAACAACCTTGATGTACAAGCTGGCTAAGGAAGATAGAAGAAATAGTCAGGTCATCTGCATTGAGGACCCTGTTGAGATTGAAGAGCATTCCTTTCTGCAGCTACAAACGAACACAAAGATTGATTTAACCTATGACGTGCTGATAAAGGCTTGTCTGAGGCATCGTCCTGATATCTTGATTATCGGGGAAATAAGAGACTCACTGACAGCTAAAGCCGCTATCAGAGCAGCTTTGACTGGTCATACGGTTTTTGCAACGGTTCATAGCAGAGGCATTGTGGGAGCAACCGAACGCTTGGTTGAGTTAGGTGTTCAAGAACGAGAAATGAAGGAATGCTTGCGTAGTGTTATCTACCAACGGTTGATTCCAATCGCAGTGGGAACCGAAGAGCATTCTGCTTTATTGATGGAGTACTCACTTTTTGAAGAAGAAAGCAGGAGCTGGAATGAACTGCTTGGAAAGGCTTGGGCATATGGCTTTATTGACAAAAATACGTTTTTCAAAGAACAAAGAGCTTAG
- a CDS encoding L-ribulose-5-phosphate 4-epimerase has protein sequence MKERVYIANLALPKASLVKLTWGNVSEIDRELGVIVIKPSGVSYSKMTAEDMVVTDLTGAVLEEGMKPSSDLATHVILYQTFLEIGSVVHTHSKYAVMWAQAGRELPAYGTTHADTFYGAVPCTRQLTATEVEEGYEVETGRVIAETFAELAIDPQAVPGVLVYGHGPFTWGPEPQKAVENSIVLDEIAEMALQTESINDKVKPIPNYLLDKHYFRKHGKNAYYGQ, from the coding sequence ATGAAGGAACGGGTGTACATTGCCAATCTTGCGTTGCCGAAAGCTAGTCTCGTTAAGCTGACCTGGGGAAATGTCAGTGAAATCGATCGGGAGCTGGGAGTAATCGTCATTAAACCAAGTGGTGTATCTTATAGTAAAATGACGGCAGAGGATATGGTCGTAACAGATCTAACTGGAGCAGTTTTAGAAGAAGGAATGAAACCATCGTCTGATTTGGCGACGCATGTCATTCTTTATCAAACCTTTTTAGAGATTGGTTCAGTCGTACATACGCATTCCAAGTATGCAGTGATGTGGGCACAGGCAGGTAGAGAACTGCCTGCTTATGGCACGACCCATGCAGATACGTTTTACGGTGCAGTACCTTGTACACGACAATTGACAGCGACTGAGGTCGAAGAGGGCTATGAAGTGGAAACCGGTCGAGTTATTGCAGAGACCTTCGCAGAGCTGGCAATCGATCCGCAGGCAGTACCTGGTGTTCTTGTATATGGACATGGTCCATTTACTTGGGGACCTGAGCCACAAAAGGCTGTCGAAAACAGTATCGTTTTGGATGAAATTGCTGAGATGGCTTTACAGACTGAGAGTATCAATGATAAGGTAAAACCGATTCCGAACTATCTGTTGGACAAGCACTATTTTAGAAAACATGGTAAAAATGCATATTATGGTCAGTAA